A window from Phalacrocorax carbo chromosome 20, bPhaCar2.1, whole genome shotgun sequence encodes these proteins:
- the SPSB1 gene encoding SPRY domain-containing SOCS box protein 1, giving the protein MGQKVTGGIKTVDMRDPVYRPLKQELQGLDYSKPTRLDLLLDMPPVSYEVQLLHSWNNDDRSLNVFVKEDDKLIFHRHPVAQSTDAIRGKVGYTRGLHVWQITWAMRQRGTHAVVGVATADAPLHSVGYTTLVGNNHESWGWDLGRNRLYHDGKNQPSKTYPAFLEPDETFIVPDSFLVVLDMDDGTLSFIVDGQYMGVAFRGLKGKKLYPVVSAVWGHCEIRMRYLNGLDPEPLPLMDLCRRAVRLALGKERLNEISTLPLPASLKSYLLYQ; this is encoded by the exons ATGGGTCAGAAGGTCACAGGTGGGATAAAGACTGTGGATATGAGGGACCCTGTATACAGGCCATTGAAACAGGAACTCCAAGGACTCGACTACAGCAAACCCACACGTCTGGACTTGCTGCTGGACATGCCTCCGGTGTCATATGAAGTCCAGTTACTGCATTCATGGAACAATGATGATCGCTCACTGAATGTATTTGTGAAAGAGGACGACAAACTCATATTTCACCGGCATCCGGTGGCTCAGAGTACAGATGCCATCAGAGGCAAAGTGGGATATACACGAGGACTGCACGTATGGCAGATCACATGGGCAATGAGGCAGCGAGGCACACATGCCGTGGTAGGGGTGGCAACAGCAGATGCCCCTCTGCATTCAGTAGGGTACACGACACTTGTAGGAAATAACCATGAGTCTTGGGGGTGGGACCTTGGGCGCAACAGACTGTACCACGATGGCAAGAACCAGCCAAGTAAAACCTATCCTGCCTTTTTAGAACCAGATGAAACTTTCATTGTACCGGACTCCTTCCTGGTGGTTCTGGACATGGATGATGGGACACTGAGCTTCATTGTAGATGGGCAATACATGGGTGTTGCATTTCGGGGACTCAAAGGGAAAAAGCTATATCCAGTGGTAAGCGCAGTGTGGGGACACTGTGAAATACGGATGCGCTACTTGAATGGACTTGACC ctgaacCACTGCCTTTGATGGACTTATGTCGGCGAGCTGTGAGGCTTGCTTTGGGCAAAGAAAGACTGAATGAAATCTCTACACTGCCACTGCCAGCCTCCCTCAAGAGTTACCTGCTCTACCAATGA